A segment of the Candidatus Poribacteria bacterium genome:
ATCCTGATCGTGGACGATGAGAGGAACATCAGGGATTATCTGCACCTTATCCTATCCATGGAGGGATACAAATGCTCACAGGCCTCAGGAGGGGAAGAGGCGCTCGATATCCTGAGGAAGGAGGAGTTCGATCTCCTCATCACCGATATACGAATGCCCGGTATTTCCGGAACCGAACTGATCAGAGAAGCCGCTAAGATAAGACCTCATATAGCTTCTATAGTTATATCAGCTGTGGCGGAGGTCGAAACCGCCGTCGAGTCGCTTAAATCAGGGGCTTATGACTATATCACCAAACCGTTTAAACAAGAGCGTCTGATGCTTACCATTGAACGCGCTTTGGAACGAAGAAATTTAATACTGGAAAACCTGAGATATCAGCGTTACCTTGAGGATATGATCCAACAGAGGACGAAACATGTCCGCGAGCTTTTTTTCAGAGCTATAACCTCCCTCGTCAGGGCGATCGAGGAGAGGGACAAATACACAAGGGGCCACTCCAAAAGGGTCGCCGAGATATCCCGCGTGATAGGAGAGGAGATGGGATTGAGCGAGGAGCAAATAGTTCAGCTTGATCTGGCCGGGCAGCTCCATGATATAGGAAAGATAGGAATTCCGATAGATGAGATCCTCCACAAAGCCGATCCCCTTACGCCGGAGGAGTATGAGATCATAAAGACCCATCCCGTCAGATCCTATCATATACTACGTCCTCTCTTCGAGTTCAAAGGCTCTCTAGATGAGATAACGATGAACGAAAACGGAAGGGCCAAGGAGGAGACGCTTGATATCATACTGCATCACCATGAGAGATTCGACGGGAAGGGATATCCGCACGGACTTAAAGGAAATGGGATTCCACTTGGAGCGAGGATATTGGCCGTCGCCGATTCATATGATGCCATGACATCCCTACGTCCCTATAGATCCTCCCCTCTATCGCATAGGGAGGCCATCGAGGAGATTAAAAGGAACTCCGGAACTCAATTCGATCCGAATATAACCGATCTCTTTCTCAGGCTTTGCGATAAAGGGTATATTCGTAAATCCTCTTGATCCTTTCGCCTATCCCCGATAGGATATCATACGGAATAGTGCCGGCGAGTTTGGCGAGATAGTTCGGGGATATCTCTTTGCTGTTATCTTTCCCGATCAGGATCGCTTCATCTCCTATCTTCACACCCGGTATATCCGTCACATCGCACATCATCGTATCCATACAGATCCGCCCGATAATGGGCGCCTCTTTGCTCCTGATCAGAACCTTGCCACAGTTGGAAAGGTGCCATTTGTATCCGTCTCCGTATCCGACCCGAAGTGTCGCTATCAGGGATGAT
Coding sequences within it:
- a CDS encoding response regulator, encoding MKHKAKILIVDDERNIRDYLHLILSMEGYKCSQASGGEEALDILRKEEFDLLITDIRMPGISGTELIREAAKIRPHIASIVISAVAEVETAVESLKSGAYDYITKPFKQERLMLTIERALERRNLILENLRYQRYLEDMIQQRTKHVRELFFRAITSLVRAIEERDKYTRGHSKRVAEISRVIGEEMGLSEEQIVQLDLAGQLHDIGKIGIPIDEILHKADPLTPEEYEIIKTHPVRSYHILRPLFEFKGSLDEITMNENGRAKEETLDIILHHHERFDGKGYPHGLKGNGIPLGARILAVADSYDAMTSLRPYRSSPLSHREAIEEIKRNSGTQFDPNITDLFLRLCDKGYIRKSS